One genomic window of Rissa tridactyla isolate bRisTri1 unplaced genomic scaffold, bRisTri1.patW.cur.20221130 scaffold_29, whole genome shotgun sequence includes the following:
- the LOC128903376 gene encoding olfactory receptor 14J1-like, with translation MSNSSSITQFLLLAFADTRELQLLHFGLFLGIYLAALLGNGLIITAIACDHRLHTPMYFFLLNLSVLDLGSISATLPKSMANSLLGTRAISYKGCVTQVFFFFFCAAAEFYLLTIMAYDRYVAICKPLHYGTLLGSRACVHMAAAAWGSGFLHALLQTANTFSLPLCQGNALDQFFCEIPQILKLSCSHSYFREVGLLVVSVCFGFGCFVFIVLSYVQIFRAVLRIPSEQGRHKAFSTCLPHLAVVSLFLSTAVFAYLKPPSISSPSLDVVVAVLYSVVPPAVNPLIYSMRNQELKDALWKL, from the coding sequence atgtccaacagcagttccatcacccagttcctcctcctggcattcgcagacacacgggagctgcagctcttgcacttcgggctcttcctgggcatctacctggctgccctcctgggcaacggcctcatcatcaccgccatcgcctgtgaccaccgcctccacacccccatgtacttcttcctcctcaacctctctgttctcgacctgggctccatctctgctactcttcccaaatccatggccaattccctcttgggtaccagggccatttcctacaaaggatgtgttacacaggtcttttttttctttttctgtgctgcagcagagttttatcttctcaccattatggcctatgaccgctacgttgccatctgcaaacccctgcactacgggaccctcctgggcagcagagcttgtgtccacatggcagcagctgcctggggcagtgggtttctccatgctctgctgcaaacggccaatacattttccctgcccctctgccagggcaatgccctggaccagttcttctgtgaaatcccccagatcctcaagctctcctgctcacactcctacttcagggaagttgggcttcttgtggtcagtgtgtgttttggcttcgggtgctttgttttcatcgtgctgtcctatgtgcagatcttcagggccgtgctgaggatcccctctgagcagggacggcacaaagccttttccacgtgcctccctcacctggccgtcgtctccctgtttctcagcactgccgtgtttgcctacctgaagcccccctccatctcctccccatccctggatgtggtggtggctgtgctgtactccgtggtgcctccagccgtgaaccccctcatctacagcatgaggaaccaggagctcaaggatgccctctggaaatta